In Zingiber officinale cultivar Zhangliang chromosome 1A, Zo_v1.1, whole genome shotgun sequence, the DNA window TCATTCAGAtgtatacaacaatcatcactaGTACCATCCAAATCAATTAAATAGTTTTTAATCCATCagcagaataaaaaaaaattaaaacaaccaGACACTCAGATTTCCATGAGTCCATGAGTGTATTAATTTGGTACTTGGGAAATGAATCTCACGTAAAGCGGTCTGAGGTTTTGTCCTGTTTACAACGTTGAATTGATTTTTTTGAACCATTATAGTCTCAAAAATGCTAAAGGTGCTcataaataataatgaaaaaaaacACATCAAGGAATGAACCAAATATTGCAAACAAAAAATGAACAATTTGAGATTTTCTCTTACTAAGCCAGTTATTTGGGGCTAAACATGATATCCATGAGAAACAACGAGGCATGCATATTCCATTTACTCTAAGAAGAAAAACAAAGTAGGCACATTAGCCTTTAGATGAGATAAAAAGAAACCGGCTTTTCATGCACCATGGTTGAAGCAAAAACACTAGGTGAAAAAGAAAAGCATTTCCACCAGGGAAATCGCGCGAGTCAATTGCTATCTCATCCCCTTAAGATGGAGACCCACAAGGCAAAAGACGCACCAATAAGATAATCGGGGTAGGTCAGCAATTAGCATCGATTCGCAAATTATCATAGAGGCAGCTGCCAAAAGGGAAGAATGACtaaccaaaagaaaactaatgCTATAGCAGACGCTCCCGTGATGGGAGGCTATTCCCGGATCTCCCGGAAGATGAAATCTAGAATGAAAGGAAATGAATGTATTCCTAAACGGAGCATGAATGAATAATTACTGGATCGATCAGGACTCCATGCGTGGCAGGTGATGCACTGCGCGAACTGATGTATCGCCACGACCGCCATGCCCTAAATCGTGTTTCCGCCCCACCTTTTCCCCCCTCCAACTGCTAAATCTTTCCCTTTCTCCGTTCTCCGATTGAGAGAGTGAAAATTCAGAATGGATGGGTAGATCCAAATCTTTGAGTAACTCGTGCAAGAAGGAGAAGTGGGGGAAGTTCGAAAGCTATCTTCTCCTCTAATTGTGAAAAGCAAAAGTCAGACTTCAacatctaaaataaaattaacatttACTGGTATTCACCAAAATCACCCCACGTTATTACCCATATTGTATTTCAAAGATTGCCTTATTTGATTGGATGGTGGAGGTCGCGCGTAGGTAGGTGCAGCGTGCGGATATGTAAATGAACTTTTACATCCCGAACCGACGGTTCAGCCGAGTCCTTTTATTAGGATGGTTTGAATTGAAATCACAGTTCCATTTTTTCTACCTTGCGCGAATCCGACCATCGCCTTCCATTTGCGACGCGCAACCTCGCCCTGAGCAGAGAGCACGATTCCATCCCTCAATATCGTCGCCGCCACCGGATCTCCCCATCGAGGCTAGCAAAGCACGCCCTGTGACTTCCCCGGATTAGATTTGTCTGCGCCACCGGCCAAGGAGGGATTAGGGGAATCCCTACTTTTTTTTAACGTTAAATTATTCCGTCTAACCCTATGTTACCCGCGTCACTTAGGAGAGGAAGCACTGATTTAGGATTCCGTTGTTGGTCTTTGATGAGGCCTATGCAAGCATCCGTGGATTTACATTTCCCCGATCATACTCTTTTATTGCGGCATTTTTCTTCACAGCTCGTTAAAACTAATGGAAATCGGGCTTACCTTGTAGACACTCTGGCTTTGGtatgattttatatttatttagtgATTCTTAGTCTGTTTGCGCGgtaaatgtttgattttttttttttgtttcttttgttttgcaggttagaaGATTGGAGGCACAAGGGTTGCCAACTAAACAAGCAGAAGCTATCACTTCAACTATTACAGAAGTTTTGAATGATAGTTTAGAAAATGTGGCACAGTCTTTTATGTCAAAGTCTGAGATGGATAAGGTTTGTGACCTATTATTTAGATTTTTTACGGTTTATTATGACTTTGTTTGTAAAAActgataatttatttggtatatATATAGATTGAGATGGTTCAAGAATctaatttatcaaaattcaagTCTGAAATGAAGAGCACACAGGTAATATATTTAGATATGTTTGCTCCCAACGAATTGTTGAAACCATACTAGTTACTATTATTACATTAATATTAGTTGATTCATGGAGCATAACTGGTTATTAAGTAAATTTGGGCTAGTACTATTGACTGATAATGATTAGAGGTACATTCAGTGTTTTCATATGTAATTTTGTTGGTTGGCATGGGTAGGGTAGATCACAAGTTAGCGTGTTGGCATAAATTAGTTTCCTTTTTGTTGATAAAAAAGATTTTAGTCTGGTACTGCAACTATATGTCATTGTAGTTATGTGTTTTTAGTTAAACGATCAAAATTGAAacttgcatgtttaatagttgAGGTAGACAATATTATCTGAGGCCAACTTAGCAGCCCATTGTGTTTGATTGACAAAGAAAATGTTTTTTTCCCTCAGTTTACTCCCTCTCCATGAATGTAAGTTTAGTTGGATGGGAGTGTAAGACCATTGGACACAAGAAAGAATTTAAGAGTATGTGTTCTTATGATTAACTAACCAATGTTTGTAATAATTTGCTTAAATCTAGCAAATCACAAAGTTCATTTCATCTACTCAATAGGAACTAAATACTATATGAAATCTATGTTTTTAAAACTGAATCAGATCAACTAGTTCAACAAGCAAGGAATCTAGTATATGGGTCATAAATATTGCTAGAGAATAGGAAATTGGTAGAATGTATAAATTATACATCTCATTATTTTCTGAGTTAATTATTCAACtagttgatttatttttttctaataaaCTCATGGGTTGAAAAACCAAGCCGTGTAGCTTGAAACAGGCAGTATTCATTGTTTGGGCATTGGTCAGTATCAGTACATACTGGTACCACGATCGCAAGGGTGCTACGAGGTGGTAGAGGATGCCACGACTTCGTGGCGACCCTCCCCGGGGAACACAGAGGGTGTCGCACCCCGCGTAAGCCCTTCGCTAGGGTGTGAAGGCCACCATGACCAATACGGGTCACGAAAGGGACTTTGTTGGTCGCAACGGGCCTATAAGCTTGTGGGTCGCAGTAAGGACACTCGCATGTtgacaaaaaaagaagaaaaaaaaataaattggaaCTTAGGCTAACAATTTCAATCAActcatatatatatgtatatatatatatatatatatgataatctAAATCGGCTTTATcaaagtctaataaaattatcccattaatttcatatattatttatttactaTATATAGACGCAATAATCTCAtattttccttttaaaaaaaataattttttttattttttttaaatttttaatatgtagatttatttttttatttttaattaatatatttatatttaaaaaatatcgaaaccATATTGGCACGATACAACGAACTATATCATTCGGTCATAAACCTAAACTTCGATACAGTTTGGGATTTTAAACCATGAATAAACTCATTTAATACATTGTAttatataaaagtaaaaaaatgatACCTCTTATTTGACATAAATAATGTTACCTAATAAAGGTACTAGCTTTCTATAAAGGAaatattcttgattgattgtcACAATAAATCTGGGATTGCATTGATTCAAGGTATAGGATAGTGGGGCACTTGAGTATAAGTGTTTGATTTCTCAAAAATTTAATTTCCTAATCAATATTAAGCGCACTATTAGCAATAGTTGTTGGTCCCGGTgcagccgacaagagggggtgaattgtctaaAATTACAAATACATCCTTCTCACAACTTTCGACTTTAACTAATAAACACCGGttagaaaaatagaaataaattgcatagaaatgaaaagaggCTATTTGATTTTAGGTTACaactggagaggttgttaatccaaaacaaaTAAAGTgtactaaaaatctccttttgccataggtagagaagcctcttataaacgttgaaagcacagaacaaTAAAAACAGAAAAGAATAATTCAAAGTACAAGTGTTGTTGTGAAATGAAGAAGGCTAGAACTCTATTTATAACCCGTTTGTCGAAACTAGCCGTTTGCTGACGTGGTATTTTCGGGCACCTGGACCCTCTCCAGGCATCCAACGAGGCAAACTTTATCTCCACGCAACGGCTTCGCAATAGCTTGGAGATCAAATTTTTCGATGTTTGAGTGCCTGGACCATGTCTGGGCGCGCAAACCGTTGCTGACGTGGACCCGAAGGTGATCCACAGCAATGACACTGTGACGAGGCACTGTTAGGCACCTTGGTGGTCAGGGCGCCCGTACCGTCTAGTTCGGGCTCCGACCAATGGTATGGACAATCCGAGCACTTGGGCtaactggtctgggcgcccggatcggTCGGCCATGTGCTGACGGTCCGGCGTCTTCTCCAGTCGCTTAGGTGATCCTCCGGccttctagagttgagctcacacAAACCCAGTGTTCAAAATATcgccctaggcggccgcctaggcgttGTGTGGCGGCAGGCCGCGCCAGAAACCAGCCAGGTGGAAGACTTGGGCGGTTGGGCCGCCTAAGCGATCCTCGATGGGCTTCGGCGGCCATCGCAGGCTTCGGCAGACTCGGCGGGCCTAGGTATTTTAGGTTTTTAATACTAAATCGGATTTGTCGAGGTGCTTCGTCTTCTTTCATCACAGATTCTTCGTCTTCTCTCATCGCGGCGTGCTTCaggtaagttgttattttttgtttctattaatttattttattgtttcttCGTCGTTGCGTTAACTCTCCGGCAACGCtggacctaggttgacctttcgatcttctcattggcttgagaagatcgtagtttatggggtCATAACCGTGTCACATTTAATTAGGGTATATGTTGATGTATGCTATCATATGCCAtaaatgtatatgatgcatgtgtagctatcgtaattaggtcatttTCATATGCTTACCAAAGTTCGCTACTCACTACTATCTCGATCAttttttgccaaagcaaagtgtttatcttggtagagtgtgacaggacaattgtgatgttcgactattgaactttgggtgtgacttaactaagttacttcaattagattgagaacttagaggcataatCCATACGATGTAATttcaattatactagtcttgggcgattagccaaagttaactcaagatgagttatactATGGACTTCATAAGATGGGCAaccgaacaaatagtcttgttcacctaaagatacaaaagttacataggatgtaattggtaaacattgtctacctaagttctactaagtcttggacgattagccaaagctaattcaagatgaggtataatatggatcttgttcaATTGGTATACGTTGtctacctaatttatacaagtcttgggcgattagccaaagctaactcaaggtagatccgctaccttagcggccccctagtgctggccccacggatatggagggaggttcatacaggtacacaggtcataggcatatggcggggtaaaccccaggtcgtcagttcctgagaatacCATTACGCCAAAGAGACCATGCGCCCATCGTCTACGCTAAAGATGAGGTATAAAGTGGATCTTGTCTCATTTGAATGTCTTTACTTTtgggtttagagctagtagtgacttgctactaccaagctttagaattcagtgagagaattatttaattaaaggtctaattaaatgatctaaatatgatacttatttctacattttattgttgtagattacTATGTCGTCTAGTACGTCGAATACACTCTCACtagatctgtccttgataaggacaagctcaatgaagcTAACTTCCTAGATTGGTACCGAAACTTGAAAATAgtgctgatagggatgcttataagaagcatcatgataatgcattagatgtatcatgccttatgttCGCCAgcatcagaagcaacatgagaacatggatgcttatgatatagttgaatatcttagacaactatatcaaggacaagcaaggcatgagagatttgagatcttcaaggctctatttcaatgcagaatgcaagaagtcccgtagggccttatgtgctcaaaatgatcgggtatgtggagaatctacaaaggttgggatttccactaggcaAAGAATTGGCCATTGACTTAATTCTATAGTCGTTGCCcgagagctatagtcaatttgtcataaattataacatgaatgaaattgacaaacaattgtctgagatgttgagcatgttgagaactgctgaactcaaccttgagAAGGCAAAACCAAGTACTATTTTAATTGTGCAAAAGGACAAAGGCAAATAGAAGTCTAAAAATAAGGATAGGACACAAGCCAAAGGCAAGagcaagactcatgcattgaaatcCAAAGGTGGAGTTATTAAGGAAGGAACTTGCTTCTACTATGGTGAGACCGAACACCGGAAGAGGAATTGTAAGTTGCACCTAGAAGCTGAAAAGGAAGAAAAGTGAggcttctgcctcaggtatacatgttatagaagttaatctatctatttcttcttcatgggtattagatatcgagTGTGCATCTCATATTCGTACTAATGTGTAGaggttgagaaatagtagatcattAACAAAGGGTGCAGTGGACCTATAAGTATGTAATGGCACAAGAGTTGTTGCTGTagttgtaggaacatattccttatctttgcccactgggtttattttagaacttaaagagtgttgttatgtgtctgccttaactaagaatattatttttgtttcttgcttgaacaagaaaggtttttcattgtaataaaggacaaatgttgttctgtttatttcaatgaaatgttttattgtagtgcacatcttgtgaatggACTCCATGTTttagactttgacaacccaatctataacataaatactaacGGTTCGAGTTTaataatttgaaccaaacatatctctggcattgtcacgTCACATAAATAAGAGTCACATATCCCAACTTCATAAGGAtgaacttttggactcatttgattttgaatcatataaggTATGTGAATCTTATCTTCAAGGCAAGataacaaagactccatttagtggacacggtgaaagagctaatgacttatAAGGACTtgtacatactgatgtatgcggccctttcagaatagcagctaaaagaggctatcattacttcattacatttactgatgattttaatagatacggttatgtgtatctaatgagacataagtcagaatcttttgaaaagttcaaaaaattcaaaaatgaagtacaaaactaacttggtaagcgtattaagatgctttgatcaaatcaaggtggggaataccttagccaagagtttcatgaacATCTCGTTGGGTGTGAGATCATctctccacctggaacaccacaatggaatggtgtatcagaaaggagaaatcatacgttattagatatggtacgatcgatgatgagtcaaatcGATCTTCCTACTTCTTTctagggacatgctctagagattgctgctttcacacttaaccgcattccatctaaggtcgtcataaagacacTATATACGATATGGACCGGGAAGAGTTCCAAaatatctttcatgaagatttggggttgtgagacttacgtttgACGACAAGTCTATGATAAATTATGCCCCAAATTggacaagtgttattttataggatatcctaaggaaacaaagggatattacttttataatcccagATAAAGTATTTGTTGCCAGAAATGGTGTTTTTTAGAAAGggagtttatttctagaaaatCTAGTGGAAGTAAAGTCGATCGTGAAGAAATTTAGATACACAATCTAGcattgaagccttgatggaaattaAACAGGCACCACAAGatattgtggatcatgattttgttacactgcAAAAAGttatggagcaacaacctgttcaagtagtaCAATCTCTACGCAAATCTGATAGGACacatcgtcaacctgagagatattttttttcttgtctgaccatggtgatgtagtgtttgttggtctcaacgagcctacatcttatcaggaagctgtacagggcccaaattctgagaaatggctagaagtcatgagatctaaaatggaatccatgtacactaaccaagtatggactttggttgatccacctgaaagggtgtaagtgggtcttcaaggtgaagactgacatggatagtcATATGCATacttataaaggtagattggtggctaaaagattcaagcagattcatagtatagactatgatgaaactttttcaccagttgcgatgctaatgtccattcgaatcatgcttgctattgcagcttactatgattataagATAGGACAAATGAATGTCAAAACCATATTTCTTAATGggaatctactcgaggatgtgtatataacacaacctgagggttttatagatccagagcaggctggaaaggtatgtaagttgcaataattcatttatggattaaagcaagcttctagaagctggaatcttcgattcgatgatgcaatcagaatgtttggtttcatcaagaattaaGATGAACCTTGTAgctacaagagggttagtgggagcaccGTCATCTTTTTCATATTGCATGTAGATGAGATATTTCTCATtgaaaatgatatccctactcttcagttagtaaaaacttggcttgggaattatttctcaatgaaggacttaggcgaaacagcctacattttaggcatcaagatttatagagatagatctaagcgaTTGCTTggactaagtcagagtacatatattgacaaggtacttaaCGGTTTTTCCATGCagcattccaagaagggattcctaccaatgtcacatggtgcgAGTTTCCAAAATTCAAtacccctcttctaaggaagaaatagacctcatggatcagattccttatgtatCTGCTATAgagtctatcatgtatgtcatgctttgtactcgcccatatgtctcgtatgcgttaagcatgactAGCAGGTACCTGTCatatccaggtgaaggtcactggatagcATCAgtcatgtaggtcaatggatattagcATGTGAGACTTAATGTGAGACTAGTCAGTATCGGTCAATATGAGCATCGGTCAATACATTGCTAATATTGACTTAATCTGAGATTAAGATGTGAGACTAGCATGATAGTTatactaggtcaatggatattagatatttcagtgattgacactagtgacataaagagattgttagtgtaagctctaagagtcaatgaagagttgattgacttaggacatattgtatcatattttattttattaataaaaaacaaagttgttattatatttatttcagttcagtgttgAATGAAGAAGTATAAAATGTCCTAAGGTAGTACGTTCTAgtctacagcatatcaattgattgaattaatagtgagatattgtagatatacatagaatactactcttaactattcctagtcaagcattaatatataaggataatattaatattaatgcgctgagactaacatgtaggtcaatggatgacttaatctcacaagtcatggatatgagaaaTCAGGTTAGTACATGAgtatatatattaaagaatatatactgaatgactcgtcatgaaaatattttatggatcgttatatgagtgtcataagcattctcatgtgactattggtatgaatagtccttagacctgaagtcactacagtttcctacataaagagttgtgtactttggtatcgtcaaacgtcacctataacagggtggactataaagtcgatcactagatTTGCAATgagttatgcgaagggatgtgagtgatgtagatgggatctatcccttccatatgatggaagcaatatgccccttgattagtaggacacaagaatgcatgaccatgctcaaataagtcaatatgagatattgagcttatttatctGAATGTGTCTACTTATAGATCAAGAAACTCAAAGATTGATAAGacgatgacacagtctatgtctcatgatcaatctagatatcaaagataaagggactgagtcatacaagataatagtcaggttaggtcggatctcgactttctcgtcactcgggtagtaatgatgcattgctagatgtcactcattatttatatatctaaaatggttttagatacattgtcaacgttacgagagtctattgggtcacacacaaagaacatgttggttTGGAaatgggtattttagtttgactaaaatactgaggatcttaaaattaatgggttaatccaaattgttggtgtcatctttgtggtgattgacactagtgctagtgggagattgttggtattagccttaagagccaattatgagataaaagggcagcccggtgcacgaagctcccgccatgcggggtcccggggaaggatccattgtacgcagtcttaccctgctttttgcaagag includes these proteins:
- the LOC122038387 gene encoding protein FMP32, mitochondrial-like yields the protein MLPASLRRGSTDLGFRCWSLMRPMQASVDLHFPDHTLLLRHFSSQLVKTNGNRAYLVDTLALVRRLEAQGLPTKQAEAITSTITEVLNDSLENVAQSFMSKSEMDKIEMVQESNLSKFKSEMKSTQEHHFALLQRETEKLRGDIENLRRELKYEVDKVTAGQRLDLNLERGRMRDELAKQAAENSDLTNKLDREIHALRAQLEAAKYDVIKYCIGTLVSISAVGLAMVRILM